One genomic window of Parasteatoda tepidariorum isolate YZ-2023 chromosome 9, CAS_Ptep_4.0, whole genome shotgun sequence includes the following:
- the LOC122271116 gene encoding uncharacterized protein — protein sequence MTEIGERYKTIALQWMPSHCGFPGNEKADALAKKGCFVNQAPNNLVSYKSTSLMINHALKTTHISLLKERTKEKSWRNDIFNLPDCPRSSAVAAFRLATKHDCSYAHLFRLKIVDNPACPLWRSGATMNAEHLLNCLVISKNCIYSRY from the coding sequence ATGACAGAGATAGGTGAAAGATATAAAACGATTGCCTTACAATGGATGCCATCCCACTGTGGTTTCCCCGGCAACGAAAAAGCGGATGCACTGGCCAAAAAAGGTTGCTTTGTTAATCAAGCCCCAAATAACTTGGTTAGCTATAAGTCCACTTCGTTAATGATTAATCATGCACTTAAGACAACACATATATCATTGCTAAAAGAACGGACAAAGGAAAAATCGTGGAGAAATGACATCTTTAATCTCCCCGATTGCCCAAGAAGCAGTGCTGTAGCTGCCTTTCGACTTGCCACCAAGCACGATTGCTCATACGCTCATCTTTTCCGTCTTAAAATAGTGGATAATCCAGCCTGCCCCCTCTGGCGCAGTGGTGCGACGATGAATGCAGAACATCTCCTCAACTGTTTAGTTATCTCAAAGAACTGCATCTACTCCCGATACTAG
- the LOC107446193 gene encoding uncharacterized protein, with the protein MTEIGERYKTIALQWMPSHCGFPGNEKADALAKKGCFVNQAPNNLVSYKSTSLMINHALKTTHISLLKERTKEKSWRNDILNLPDCPRSSAVAAFRLATKHDCLYAHLFRLKIVDNPACPLWRSGATMNAEHLLNCSVISKNCIYSRYWXKPLALCPL; encoded by the coding sequence ATGACAGAGATAGGTGAAAGATATAAAACGATTGCCTTACAATGGATGCCATCCCACTGTGGTTTCCCCGGCAACGAAAAAGCGGATGCACTGGCCAAAAAAGGTTGCTTTGTTAATCAAGCCCCAAATAACTTGGTTAGCTATAAGTCCACTTCGTTAATGATTAATCATGCACTTAAGACAACACATATATCATTGCTAAAAGAACGGACAAAGGAAAAATCGTGGAGAAATGACATCCTCAATCTCCCCGATTGCCCAAGAAGCAGTGCTGTAGCTGCCTTTCGACTTGCTACCAAGCACGATTGCTTATACGCTCATCTTTTCCGTCTTAAAATAGTGGATAATCCTGCCTGCCCCCTCTGGCGCAGTGGTGCGACGATGAATGCAGAACATCTCCTCAACTGTTCAGTTATCTCAAAGAACTGCATCTACTCCCGATACTGGNTCAAGCCCCTAGCTCTATGTCCATTGTGA